The proteins below are encoded in one region of Apium graveolens cultivar Ventura chromosome 4, ASM990537v1, whole genome shotgun sequence:
- the LOC141718190 gene encoding VQ motif-containing protein 11-like: MASSSFSYSPKPNNNKSPQLENAISVHVDPSNFRDVVQKLTGARPTVEKLPITTSPHFNAKHNPVNIGPVRPSFKLQEHARNFQLQLNQNGLPESAFAPRKRVTNVSPVSTLDTVLAQGSPSPGTSLSPFVPQEEHYLYPSPPATASKPQPQLLPLFPTSPDS; the protein is encoded by the coding sequence ATGGCTTCTTCTAGTTTCTCTTACTCTCCCAAACCAAACAATAACAAATCACCGCAACTAGAAAATGCCATTAGTGTTCATGTTGACCCATCAAACTTTCGTGATGTGGTCCAGAAACTAACAGGAGCCAGACCAACAGTGGAGAAGCTccccatcactacttctccacaTTTCAATGCAAAGCACAACCCTGTTAACATTGGTCCAGTAAGACCATCGTTCAAACTCCAAGAACACGCTAGAAACTTCCAACTACAATTGAACCAAAATGGGTTACCCGAGTCTGCGTTTGCACCAAGAAAGAGAGTGACAAATGTCTCGCCTGTGTCAACATTGGACACGGTTTTGGCACAAGGGAGTCCAAGTCCAGGAACATCATTGTCACCTTTTGTACCTCAGGAGGAACATTATTTGTATCCTAGTCCACCAGCTACTGCTAGCAAGCCTCAACCACAGTTGCTTCCCTTGTTCCCAACATCTCCAGATTCTTAA